The Candidatus Nealsonbacteria bacterium genomic interval TATCTCTATTAGAATTGAACCTAAAACAAAGTCTGACCAAGAAAAGATGGGCTTTGCTCTGAAGAAGCTTTCCGATGAGGATCCAACCTTTAAGATTAAATCTGACCAAGAAACCGGAGAAACTGTTATTGCTGGAATGGGAGAATTACACCTTGAAATATTAGTTGATAGAATGAAAAGAGAGTTTAAGGTAGAGGCTCAGGTTGGCCGACCACAAGTTGCTTACAGAGAAACAATTAAGGCTTCTGCAAGCGCAGAGAGTAAGTATGTTAAACAAAGTGGAGGTCGTGGACAATATGGACACGTTTGCCTTAGAGTTGAGCCGAAAGAAGATTTAGATGGAATTGAGTTTGTTGATGAAATCAAGGGAGGCGCAATTCCAAAAGAATTTATTCCAGCAGTTCAGAAAGGAGTTAGAGAATCAGCTGATAAGGGAGTAGTAGCTGGTTACCCAATTTCAAATCTTAAAGTAACTTTATACGATGGATCCTTTCACGATGTTGATTCATCTGAAATAGCCTTTAAGATTGCCGGAGCCATGGCTTTTCAAGATGCTTGTAAGCAAGCAAAGGCTGTTATTTTAGAACCGGTTATGAAAGTAGAAGTAATTATTCCGGCCGATTTCCTTGGAGATATCATTGGTGACCTTTCCTCAAGAAGGGGCAAGATTGAAGAAACCGAGGATAACTTGGGAATAAAGATAGTCAAGGCAAAAGTTCCTTTATCCGAGATGTTTGGCTATGTTACATCACTAAGATCATTGACCGAAGGAAGAGGTAATTCAACCATGGAATTTGATCATTACAGTGAAGTTCCTTTCAATGTTGCGCAAGAAATAATTGAAGGGAAAAAGAAATAATTGACTTTTTGTAAAAAATAAATAGAATAGAGAAGAGTATTGGTTCTATAATTAAAAAATAATTGGGCAGAAGAAAAAGATATTATTCTTGCTTCAACCCTTATAAATATAAATATGGCAGAAAAAGCAAAATTTGAAAGAACAAAGCCACACGTTAACGTTGGTACTATTGGTCACGTTGACCATGGTAAGACTACATTGACCGCAGCTATTCTAAAGACCCTAAGTCTTTATGGCTTCGCGTCAGCAGAAAAAAGTGTTGATCAAATCGACGCAGCTCCGGAAGAAAAAGCAAGAGGACTCACAATTTCTATTTCTCATCTTGAGTACGAATCTGAAAACAGACATTACGCGCACATTGATTGTCCTGGTCACGCTGACTATATTAAGAATATGATTACTGGTGCAGCTCAAATGGACGGAGGAATTTTAGTTGTATCTGCAGTTGATGGTCCGATGCCTCAAACAAGAGAACATATTCTTCTTGCTCGTCAAGTAGGTCTTCCATCACTTGTTGTTTTCATTAACAAAGTAGATATGGTAGATGACCTAGAAATGGTTGATTTAGTAGAAGATGAAATTAGAGAACTTTTAAAGAAATATGATTACCCAGGAGATGAGATTCCAGTTATCAGAGGATCAGCATTAAAAGCTTTTGAAGCTACTTCAAAAGATGATGAAGCTACAAAGCCTATTATGGAATTAGTAAAAGCTCTTGATGAATATTTACCTGAACCGGTAAGAGATATTGAGAAGCCTGCACTTATGGCGATTGAAGATGTTTTCTCAATTGCTGGCAGAGGGACTGTTGCAACCGGAAGAATTGAGAGAGGTATCATTAATTCTAATGAAGAGATTGAGATTGTTGGCATTAGACCTACTACCAAGACCACTGTTGTTAGCGTTGAGATGTTTAACAAAATTCTTGACCAAGGAAGAGCTGGAGACAATGTCGGTCTTTTATTAAGAGGTCTTAAAAAAGAAGATCTTGAAAGAGGTCAAGTTATCTCAAAACCAGGATCAATTACACCACATACTGAATTTGAAGCAGAAATTTATGTTTTAACCAAAGAAGAAGGAGGAAGACATACACCATTTTTTGCGGGATATAAGCCACAATTTTATTTCCGAACCACCGACGTTACTGCAGAAGTAAATCTTCCAGATGGAAGAGAAATGGTAATGCCTGGAGATACTGTTAATGTATCAGTTAAATTAATTGCACCAATCGCTTTAGAGGAAAAACAAAGATTTGCCGTAAGAGAGGGTGGAAAAACTGTTGGAGCAGGAGTAGTAACTAAAATAATCAAATAGTCAGATGGCCGCAAAAGCGAAAGCATCAACAAAAGAGAATACTAAGACAAGAATCCACATTCGCCTTAAAGCCTATGACCATAAAGTAATTGATAATAGTGCTAGGCAAATTGTAGAAACTGTTTTGCGTTACGGAAGTGAAGTAGTTGGACCGGTTCCATTGCCAACCGATACTAGAAAGTATACCGTCAATCGATCTTCTTTTGTTCATAAAGATGCAAGAGAGCAGTTTGAAATCAGAACCCACAAGAGGTTAATAGATATTGTTAACCCTAATCCCAAAGTGATTGACGCGTTAATGAATTTAACCTTGCCCGCAGGAGTTGATATTGAGATTAAAATGTAATCTTAATATCTTTCGCTCGGATAGTCACAAGAAACCAGGCATTGCGGATTGCTGGGTCATACCCAGCTTTTAGTTATCAATCTTTTACCATATATGAAATTCATTTTAGGAAAAAAATTAGGAATGACACAGGTATTTACCGAGGATGGCAAATTAACCCCGGTGACTTTAGTTGAGGCTGGACCTTGTAAGGTTCTCCAACTGAAAAATGATGCTAAAGATGGCTACGAAGCGATTCAGATTGGGTTTGAAGAAATAACTAAAAAGAATCAGATCAAAAAATCAGCCAAAGATAAACATTATAAGCACATTAGAGAGTTTCCGGCTGGAGAAGGAAAAGAGTATTCCAAAGGAGAAGTTATAGATGTGACTTCGTTTGAAGAGGGAGATGAGATTAGGGTCGTAGGTATTTCCAAGGGTAAAGGATTTCAGGGAGGAGTAAAGCGTCATGGATTTGCAGGAGCAGGATCTTCTCATGGAATAAAACACAGTAAAAGAAAGATTGGATCAATTGGAAGTGCCTTCCCTCAAAGAGTTATTAAAGGTAGAAAAATGCCTGGACGAATGGGAAGTGATAGAATTAATGTAAAAGGTTTAAAGATTATAAAGATTGATTCTGAAAGAAATATTATAGCAATAAAAGGTGCTTTACCAGGAAGGCCAGGAACCCTCTTGGAAATTAGTGTTCAATAAATCTATGAAAGTAAGCGTTTATAATCAAAAAGGAGAAGAGTTAAAGAAAATTGATGTTTCCGATGACGTTTTTAATGTAGAACCAAACTTTGATTTACTTCATCAAGTTGTAGTTTCACAAATGTCTAATAGAAGACAGGGGACTGCTCACACTAAAGACAGAGGAGATGTCAGCGGAGGAGGTAAAAAACCCTGGAGACAAAAAGGAACTGGCCGCGCAAGACACGGATCAACCAGATCTCCTATTTGGAAGGGTGGTGGAGTTACCTTTGGACCAAGAAGTGATAAAAATTACAAGAGAGTGATTCCAAAGTTAATGAAAAGAAAAGCTCTTTTTATGGTATTGTCTGCAAAATTGAAAGATAACGAAATGAAAGTATTGGATAAGATTGAGCTAAATAATCATAAGACAAAGGGCGCAATAGAAGTCTTAAATAATTTTCCAGAAATAATCAAGAAAAACACTTTGTTAATACTTCCAGACACCAACAAGAGCGTACTTCTAGGATTCAGAAATATTCCTAAGATAGAATTGATGCAAGCTAAAGATCTTAATGCATTAGACCTTTTATCTTTTAAAAATATTATTATTCCGGAGGCAAGTATTAAGGTAATAGAGGATACATTTTAATTATGGCTATAAGTAAAATTTTTAAAAAAACTGAAGAGAAGAAAGAGAAACCTTTAAAGACTGAAAAAAAGGCCACTGCTGTTAAGAGTGAATCAATTGCATGGAGGGTCTTAGAGGGGCCGTATGTAAGTGAGAAGTCTACTGACCTTATGACTAAAGATAAGTATCTTTTCAAAGTTTCTTCTGTTTCAAACAAGGACGAAGTAAAGAGAGCTATAGAAGATCTTTACAAAGTAGATGTTATAGCAGTTAATGTTATAAATGTTCCAGGAAAAGCAAAGAGGCTAGGAAAACATAAGGGTAGAAAGAAGGGATTCAAGAAAGCAATAATTGAAATTAAGAAAGGTCAACAGATTGATATTATCCCCAATTAATCATCCTTGACTCAAGCCTCCGTTTATGTTTAAATAAATGGGTTGATATTCATAGAAAATGTCCAAACAAACACTTACAAAAGAAAGACCAGTAAAGAAATTAGTCGTTAATCTGAAAAGAAGGGCGGGTAGGGGAAGCTCAGGAAGAATCACTATTCGACACAAAGGGGGTGGAGTGAAGAGGCTTTACCGATTGGTTGATTTTAAGATGAGAAAGATTGATGTTCCAGCTAAGGTTTTAAGGTTTGAATATGATCCTTACCGAACAGCTTATATCGCATTGATTGAATACCAAGATGGCGAAAAGAGCTACATTTTAGCTCCACAAGGAATGAAGGAAGGTGATGAAATTATTGTTTCTGAAAAAGCCGAATTGAAAGTAGGGAATAGAATGAAACTTAAAAATGTACCGGTTGGAAGTTCAGTTTTCAATATTGAATTAGAACCAGGAAAGGGAGGCCAGCTCATAAAATCAGCAGGAAGTTCATCCAAGGTTTTAGCTCATGATGGAAAATATATACAGATTGAAATGCCCTCTAAAGAGGTAAGAAAGATTCACAAAGAATGTTATGGTACAATTGGAGCAGTTTCAAATCCAGAACATAAATATAAAAGAATAAAGAATGCC includes:
- the rplB gene encoding 50S ribosomal protein L2, yielding MSKQTLTKERPVKKLVVNLKRRAGRGSSGRITIRHKGGGVKRLYRLVDFKMRKIDVPAKVLRFEYDPYRTAYIALIEYQDGEKSYILAPQGMKEGDEIIVSEKAELKVGNRMKLKNVPVGSSVFNIELEPGKGGQLIKSAGSSSKVLAHDGKYIQIEMPSKEVRKIHKECYGTIGAVSNPEHKYKRIKNAGASRRKGKRPTVRGSAMNPVDHPHGGGEGRAPIGLKYAKTPWGKHARGVKTRKRKTTNHLIIKRRKKKKR
- the rplD gene encoding 50S ribosomal protein L4, translated to MKVSVYNQKGEELKKIDVSDDVFNVEPNFDLLHQVVVSQMSNRRQGTAHTKDRGDVSGGGKKPWRQKGTGRARHGSTRSPIWKGGGVTFGPRSDKNYKRVIPKLMKRKALFMVLSAKLKDNEMKVLDKIELNNHKTKGAIEVLNNFPEIIKKNTLLILPDTNKSVLLGFRNIPKIELMQAKDLNALDLLSFKNIIIPEASIKVIEDTF
- the rpsJ gene encoding 30S ribosomal protein S10, whose amino-acid sequence is MAAKAKASTKENTKTRIHIRLKAYDHKVIDNSARQIVETVLRYGSEVVGPVPLPTDTRKYTVNRSSFVHKDAREQFEIRTHKRLIDIVNPNPKVIDALMNLTLPAGVDIEIKM
- the rplW gene encoding 50S ribosomal protein L23; amino-acid sequence: MAISKIFKKTEEKKEKPLKTEKKATAVKSESIAWRVLEGPYVSEKSTDLMTKDKYLFKVSSVSNKDEVKRAIEDLYKVDVIAVNVINVPGKAKRLGKHKGRKKGFKKAIIEIKKGQQIDIIPN
- the tuf gene encoding elongation factor Tu, giving the protein MAEKAKFERTKPHVNVGTIGHVDHGKTTLTAAILKTLSLYGFASAEKSVDQIDAAPEEKARGLTISISHLEYESENRHYAHIDCPGHADYIKNMITGAAQMDGGILVVSAVDGPMPQTREHILLARQVGLPSLVVFINKVDMVDDLEMVDLVEDEIRELLKKYDYPGDEIPVIRGSALKAFEATSKDDEATKPIMELVKALDEYLPEPVRDIEKPALMAIEDVFSIAGRGTVATGRIERGIINSNEEIEIVGIRPTTKTTVVSVEMFNKILDQGRAGDNVGLLLRGLKKEDLERGQVISKPGSITPHTEFEAEIYVLTKEEGGRHTPFFAGYKPQFYFRTTDVTAEVNLPDGREMVMPGDTVNVSVKLIAPIALEEKQRFAVREGGKTVGAGVVTKIIK
- the rplC gene encoding 50S ribosomal protein L3, which gives rise to MKFILGKKLGMTQVFTEDGKLTPVTLVEAGPCKVLQLKNDAKDGYEAIQIGFEEITKKNQIKKSAKDKHYKHIREFPAGEGKEYSKGEVIDVTSFEEGDEIRVVGISKGKGFQGGVKRHGFAGAGSSHGIKHSKRKIGSIGSAFPQRVIKGRKMPGRMGSDRINVKGLKIIKIDSERNIIAIKGALPGRPGTLLEISVQ